One window of Solwaraspora sp. WMMA2056 genomic DNA carries:
- a CDS encoding transposase family protein, producing MSITYTATLPVRDETVFHLSGLLHAERLRRGTRRGRRVLTCFRQAVLVLRWLLDGTRMSQLARDNTISLSTGYAHLHEAITVLTAQAPGLHGALPAAKAAGYDHVLLDGTLIETDRIATPGPTPGVDLWWSAKHKNHGGNIQVLTAPDGWPLWTSPVRPGREHDTSCLRAHPGLLTTLTEIRENMRTLADLGYEGEADTIAVAFKKPKNGELTDLQQTFNHAHNRLRAVGERGNSLLKTTFKALRNVSLCPWKIGNIVAAALVILHIEHNRTT from the coding sequence ATGAGTATCACCTATACCGCAACGCTGCCCGTACGCGACGAGACCGTGTTCCACCTCTCCGGACTGCTGCACGCCGAACGTCTCCGGCGCGGCACCCGCCGGGGACGGCGGGTGTTGACCTGCTTCCGCCAGGCCGTGCTGGTCCTGCGCTGGCTGCTCGACGGCACCCGGATGAGCCAGTTGGCCCGCGACAACACGATCAGCCTGTCCACCGGGTACGCCCACCTGCACGAGGCCATCACGGTCCTGACCGCCCAGGCACCCGGCCTACACGGCGCGCTGCCGGCGGCCAAGGCCGCCGGCTACGACCACGTCCTGCTCGACGGAACCCTGATCGAGACCGACCGGATCGCCACCCCGGGTCCCACCCCCGGCGTCGACCTGTGGTGGTCGGCCAAGCACAAGAACCACGGCGGCAACATCCAGGTCCTGACCGCCCCGGACGGCTGGCCGCTGTGGACCTCGCCGGTACGCCCCGGCCGGGAACACGACACCAGCTGCCTGCGCGCCCACCCCGGCCTGCTGACCACCCTCACCGAGATCCGCGAGAACATGCGGACCCTGGCCGACCTCGGCTACGAAGGCGAAGCCGACACCATCGCCGTCGCGTTCAAGAAGCCCAAAAACGGTGAGCTCACCGACCTGCAGCAGACGTTCAACCACGCCCACAACCGGCTCCGCGCGGTCGGTGAACGCGGGAACAGCCTGCTCAAGACGACGTTCAAGGCCTTACGTAACGTCAGCCTGTGCCCGTGGAAGATCGGGAACATCGTCGCTGCGGCACTGGTCATCCTCCACATCGAGCACAACCGAACCACCTGA
- a CDS encoding FtsX-like permease family protein, with translation MPDDALTDALFDAQNTGVPAAEAQRYAQAAVWFDPAATDEQISALKDRLADAGYTGSTVADQLGAFRTVIDGIVWVLNAFAVIALLAASFGIVNTLFMSVQERTREIGLMKAMGMGSGKVFGLFSLEATFIGFLGSAIGAVLAVAAGTAISSALAGSFLADLPGLTLIAFEPVSIAAIIGLVMAIAFLAGTLPASRAARADPVDSLRYE, from the coding sequence ATGCCCGACGACGCGTTGACCGATGCGCTGTTCGACGCGCAGAACACCGGTGTCCCGGCCGCCGAGGCGCAGCGGTACGCCCAGGCGGCCGTCTGGTTCGACCCGGCCGCGACCGACGAGCAGATCAGCGCACTGAAGGACCGGCTGGCCGACGCCGGCTACACCGGGAGCACGGTCGCCGATCAGCTCGGCGCGTTCCGTACCGTCATCGACGGCATCGTCTGGGTGCTGAACGCCTTCGCGGTGATCGCGCTGCTGGCGGCAAGCTTCGGGATCGTCAACACCCTGTTCATGTCGGTGCAGGAGCGGACCCGTGAGATCGGCCTGATGAAGGCGATGGGCATGGGCTCGGGCAAGGTGTTCGGCCTGTTCAGCCTGGAGGCCACGTTCATCGGTTTCCTCGGCAGCGCCATCGGCGCGGTGCTGGCGGTCGCGGCGGGCACCGCGATCAGCAGCGCACTGGCCGGCAGTTTCCTCGCGGACCTGCCGGGGCTCACGCTGATCGCCTTCGAGCCGGTCTCCATCGCGGCGATCATCGGCCTGGTGATGGCGATCGCGTTCCTGGCCGGCACGCTGCCCGCGTCGCGGGCGGCCCGGGCCGACCCGGTCGACTCGCTGCGCTACGAGTAG
- a CDS encoding ABC transporter substrate-binding protein: MSYLPGGINHVLFPTYAQLAGFDPSGVQWVSNPVPAQHAALLAEGRVDAISQFVPAVESVRSVAKQDLSVLPFVDWIGDLHGSAMAVSTATATNRADVVRRFNRALLRGLVYCMQDPEPAGKAYAAQPETQGQQAHLATAELTALRGYVTPAEGRLGHFDEARVARNIAILHGAGAIPAGLTPPDIIAPDLVG; encoded by the coding sequence TTGTCGTACCTGCCGGGCGGCATCAACCATGTGCTGTTCCCGACGTACGCGCAGCTGGCCGGTTTCGACCCCTCGGGTGTGCAGTGGGTGAGCAACCCGGTGCCGGCCCAGCACGCGGCGCTGCTCGCCGAAGGACGAGTCGACGCCATCTCGCAGTTCGTGCCGGCGGTGGAGTCGGTGCGGTCCGTCGCGAAGCAGGACCTGTCGGTGCTGCCGTTCGTCGACTGGATCGGTGACCTGCACGGGTCGGCGATGGCCGTCTCCACAGCGACCGCGACCAACCGTGCCGACGTGGTCCGCCGGTTCAACCGGGCGCTGCTACGCGGTCTGGTCTACTGCATGCAGGACCCCGAGCCGGCTGGCAAGGCGTACGCGGCACAGCCAGAGACGCAGGGCCAGCAGGCCCACCTCGCTACCGCCGAGCTGACCGCGCTGCGCGGCTACGTCACCCCGGCAGAAGGACGCCTCGGTCACTTCGACGAGGCGAGGGTGGCCCGCAACATCGCGATCCTGCACGGTGCCGGTGCCATACCCGCTGGGCTGACGCCGCCGGACATCATCGCCCCCGACCTCGTCGGATGA
- a CDS encoding ABC transporter permease, giving the protein MNQSTPPTPGLASAATARLWTVVAGVCPPVLGVAGLVAVWWAAVEVSGVADYIVPPPYAVAAVIRDQPGYLLHHAAVTLTTAMAGYTLAAVTAVMLGTVLAMSRPLARALTPTLLVLSVLPKPALVPVLIIALGFGAGPKIVLVWLMCFLPIALATATGLTAAPADLVELARSLTASRWQTFVKVRLPAALPHLCSGLRIALPLALIGAVVAELFGGLAGLGVVIQNAGTRADMAFAAITVLAAMSTAMYGLLTAACTRAAPWIRHTTA; this is encoded by the coding sequence ATGAACCAGTCCACGCCGCCAACGCCTGGGCTCGCCTCGGCAGCCACCGCGCGGCTGTGGACGGTGGTCGCCGGAGTCTGCCCGCCGGTCCTCGGTGTGGCCGGGCTGGTCGCCGTCTGGTGGGCAGCCGTCGAGGTGTCCGGCGTCGCCGACTACATCGTGCCGCCGCCGTACGCGGTCGCCGCCGTGATCCGTGACCAGCCCGGCTACCTGCTCCACCACGCCGCCGTCACCCTCACCACGGCGATGGCCGGCTACACGCTCGCCGCCGTCACGGCGGTCATGCTCGGCACTGTCCTGGCGATGTCCCGGCCACTGGCGCGGGCACTCACCCCGACCCTGCTGGTCCTCAGCGTGCTACCGAAACCCGCCCTGGTGCCGGTGCTGATCATCGCCCTCGGCTTCGGCGCCGGCCCGAAGATCGTCCTGGTCTGGCTGATGTGCTTCCTCCCGATCGCCCTCGCGACAGCCACCGGCCTGACGGCCGCCCCGGCGGATCTGGTCGAGCTGGCCCGGTCCCTGACCGCGTCGCGCTGGCAGACGTTCGTCAAGGTCCGGCTACCGGCCGCGCTACCGCACCTGTGCTCCGGGCTGCGGATCGCGTTACCCCTCGCCCTGATCGGCGCCGTCGTCGCTGAACTGTTTGGCGGGCTCGCCGGGCTCGGCGTCGTCATCCAGAACGCCGGCACCCGCGCCGACATGGCCTTCGCCGCCATCACGGTCCTCGCCGCCATGAGCACCGCGATGTACGGGCTCCTCACCGCCGCCTGCACTCGGGCAGCGCCGTGGATCCGCCACACGACCGCCTGA
- a CDS encoding class I SAM-dependent methyltransferase yields MTTSTYLFGDAPPDTRDDNAVMLDALAGMLDPFSRRQLRRVGVRADARCLVVAVGASCIAATLAEMAPHGDVTATDIDLTPSRRRPRVRLIRHNIVTDPLPDDGYDLIHVRLLLAHLPADQRTAVLGRLVDALTPGGLLIVEEFEPTWRSSVLSAPDPDEADRLFAAYHRAFGAVLTGSGNDLTWGRRAHHAMRALGLHVDTTGHTGTWTGRQAGCLLPYATAGVIRDRLVAAGMTPDDIDAFRTLLLHTDLVVKGNLALSHVGRVPTGS; encoded by the coding sequence GTGACCACGTCCACCTACCTGTTCGGCGACGCCCCACCCGACACCCGCGACGACAACGCGGTCATGCTCGACGCCCTGGCCGGCATGCTCGACCCGTTCTCCCGCCGGCAGCTACGCCGGGTCGGAGTCCGCGCCGACGCCCGATGCCTCGTCGTCGCCGTCGGCGCCAGCTGCATCGCCGCGACCCTCGCCGAGATGGCCCCGCACGGCGACGTCACCGCCACCGACATCGACCTCACCCCGAGCCGCCGACGCCCCCGCGTCCGGCTGATCCGCCACAACATCGTCACCGACCCGTTGCCCGACGACGGCTACGACCTCATCCACGTCCGGCTCCTCCTCGCGCACCTGCCCGCCGACCAGCGCACCGCCGTACTCGGTCGGCTCGTCGACGCCCTCACCCCCGGCGGGCTGCTCATCGTCGAGGAGTTCGAACCCACCTGGCGCAGCTCCGTACTGTCCGCGCCTGACCCCGATGAGGCCGACCGGCTCTTCGCCGCCTACCACCGGGCGTTCGGCGCTGTACTCACCGGCTCCGGCAACGACCTGACGTGGGGTCGCCGCGCGCACCACGCGATGCGCGCCCTCGGCCTGCACGTCGACACGACCGGCCACACCGGCACCTGGACCGGCCGACAGGCCGGCTGTCTCCTGCCCTACGCCACCGCCGGGGTCATCCGCGACCGGCTCGTCGCCGCCGGCATGACTCCCGACGACATCGACGCCTTCCGTACGCTTCTGCTCCACACCGACCTGGTGGTCAAAGGCAACCTCGCCCTGTCCCACGTCGGCCGCGTCCCCACCGGCAGTTGA
- a CDS encoding SitI3 family protein, with protein sequence MAAEYRLYTTATAPVAIVLNLVGTVLHAEPVEIGVARDGITVEAWPLHPDDDDNLAGSYGQHNARLELLYRHRPHHTNADQETADIINSVVTLLRAHPGDATLVHHEQIVLRQRDGWTTINTDWPGWHEIPTLRWYRQAIPGRSMPTSHTFRGDTLNREQIIALLARRRTNPVSVRLGEHYLVGVVNVDYDPRHHEIVLDLDPIALSDILTILTTDRAHPPAPRTTST encoded by the coding sequence ATGGCCGCCGAGTACCGCCTCTACACCACCGCCACCGCACCGGTCGCCATCGTCCTGAACCTGGTCGGAACCGTGCTGCACGCCGAACCGGTCGAGATCGGCGTCGCCCGCGACGGCATCACCGTCGAAGCCTGGCCCCTACACCCCGACGACGACGACAACCTCGCTGGCTCCTACGGCCAGCACAACGCCCGCCTCGAACTGCTCTACCGCCACCGGCCCCACCACACCAACGCCGACCAGGAAACCGCCGACATCATCAACAGCGTCGTCACCCTCCTGCGAGCGCATCCGGGCGACGCCACCCTCGTCCACCACGAACAGATCGTCCTGCGCCAACGCGACGGATGGACCACCATCAACACCGACTGGCCCGGCTGGCACGAGATTCCCACCCTCCGCTGGTACCGCCAGGCGATCCCCGGCCGAAGCATGCCCACCAGCCATACCTTCCGCGGCGACACCCTCAACCGCGAGCAGATCATCGCGCTCCTCGCCCGACGCCGCACCAACCCCGTCAGCGTCCGCCTTGGCGAGCACTACCTCGTCGGCGTCGTCAACGTCGACTACGACCCCCGACACCACGAGATCGTGCTCGACCTGGACCCCATCGCCCTGTCCGACATCCTCACCATCCTCACCACCGACCGCGCCCACCCACCCGCACCGAGGACAACCAGCACATGA
- a CDS encoding transposase — protein MADKKNPVQLAEPMTAEREFAQQLIERAKADGVSLVGPGGLLTGITRTVLESPLDAEMDAHLDTAGVDEETGRRTNIRNGHGATTAQTEVGPVRIQVPRNRAGSFTPRIVPKHARRLDGFNEAILYLYAKGLTTGEIAAHLTDVYGADVSRQLINRVTDSVLADMEACMGGAVDSCGRSTWFRAAHIRLLVSYLVDLGCRPGRGLSRYVRKSRGGLAAEGCGRGGVVVVGVYGGWLSEEVAQCEIGG, from the coding sequence ATGGCAGACAAGAAGAACCCGGTTCAGCTTGCGGAGCCGATGACGGCGGAGCGGGAGTTCGCCCAGCAACTAATCGAGCGGGCCAAGGCCGACGGAGTCTCGTTGGTCGGACCGGGTGGGCTCCTCACCGGGATCACCCGCACCGTCCTCGAGTCACCGCTCGACGCCGAGATGGACGCCCACCTCGACACCGCCGGTGTCGACGAGGAGACCGGTCGGCGGACCAACATCCGTAACGGCCACGGGGCCACGACGGCGCAGACCGAGGTCGGGCCGGTGCGGATCCAGGTCCCCCGGAACCGGGCCGGGTCGTTCACCCCGCGGATCGTGCCCAAACACGCTCGCCGCCTCGACGGCTTCAACGAGGCCATCCTGTACCTGTACGCCAAGGGGTTGACGACCGGGGAGATTGCCGCCCACCTGACCGACGTGTACGGCGCTGACGTGTCCCGGCAGCTGATCAACCGGGTCACCGACAGCGTCCTGGCTGACATGGAGGCCTGTATGGGCGGCGCGGTCGATTCTTGCGGGAGATCGACATGGTTCCGCGCCGCCCACATCAGGTTACTGGTCTCGTACCTGGTTGATCTCGGGTGCCGGCCCGGCCGTGGCCTGAGCCGGTACGTGAGGAAGTCACGTGGTGGGCTTGCCGCCGAGGGGTGCGGCCGGGGTGGCGTGGTGGTAGTGGGGGTGTATGGCGGGTGGTTGTCGGAGGAGGTAGCGCAGTGCGAAATCGGCGGCTGA
- a CDS encoding tyrosine-type recombinase/integrase — MALLDLQKLTGGLSRTWAGFLRDWDRSLRSGNYPETTRYNYLLAAAQLARYLGEHSPDPDADDGAADPCVVSRAHVEAFQAWMVETRSASTALNKYKCLQQFFRWLQGDEQVIDRNPMDRLRPPKTPTKLVPVLGEADTAKVLQACRGKGFVGLRDEALVRLYANTGARLSEVGMLLVSDVDMNTESVHFHGKGAKDRRVRFGPKTARALSRYLRARDNHKGAASPSLWLADRGAAPLTPNGIKIRLKRLGAAAGVPDLHAHRWRHSFAHEWKLAGADTGDLMLLLGWASEDMPRRYGASAAAERAMATQQRIGIGERV, encoded by the coding sequence ATGGCACTGTTGGATCTTCAGAAGCTGACCGGAGGACTGTCCCGGACGTGGGCCGGGTTCCTGCGGGACTGGGACCGGTCGCTGCGTTCGGGGAACTATCCGGAGACGACTCGGTACAACTATCTCCTCGCGGCGGCGCAGCTGGCGCGGTACCTGGGGGAGCACTCGCCGGACCCGGACGCCGACGACGGCGCAGCCGACCCGTGTGTGGTCTCCAGGGCGCACGTCGAGGCGTTCCAGGCGTGGATGGTGGAAACCCGCTCGGCGTCGACGGCGCTGAACAAGTACAAGTGTCTGCAGCAGTTCTTCCGCTGGTTGCAGGGCGACGAGCAGGTCATCGACCGCAATCCGATGGACCGGCTGCGGCCGCCGAAGACGCCGACCAAGCTGGTGCCGGTGCTGGGTGAGGCGGACACGGCGAAGGTGCTGCAGGCGTGTCGGGGCAAGGGGTTCGTCGGCCTGCGCGACGAGGCGCTGGTCCGGTTGTACGCCAACACCGGCGCCCGTCTGTCGGAGGTGGGCATGCTGCTGGTCTCCGACGTGGACATGAACACCGAGTCGGTGCACTTCCACGGCAAGGGCGCCAAGGACCGGCGGGTGCGGTTCGGGCCGAAGACCGCGCGGGCCCTGTCGCGGTACCTGCGCGCGCGGGACAACCACAAGGGCGCCGCGTCGCCGAGCCTGTGGCTGGCCGACCGGGGCGCGGCGCCCTTGACTCCGAACGGCATCAAGATCCGGCTCAAGCGGCTCGGCGCCGCCGCCGGGGTGCCGGATCTGCACGCGCACCGGTGGCGGCACAGCTTCGCGCACGAGTGGAAGCTGGCCGGTGCGGACACCGGCGATCTGATGCTGCTGCTGGGCTGGGCGTCGGAGGACATGCCGCGCCGGTACGGGGCCAGTGCCGCTGCCGAGCGGGCGATGGCGACGCAGCAGCGCATCGGTATCGGCGAACGCGTGTAG
- the der gene encoding ribosome biogenesis GTPase Der, whose translation MNAEAVPQELTDPTAPVPVVAVVGRPNVGKSTLVNRIIGRRQAVVEDVPGVTRDRVPYDANWSGRQFTIVDTGGWEPDARDRAAAIAAQAEAAVATADVVLFVVDATVGSTDVDEAAVKMLRRSAKPVLLVANKADNTNVELEATSLWSLGLGQPYPVSALHGRGSGDLLDAVLDALPDPPPMAEPGGPRGPRRVALVGRPNVGKSSLLNRLAREERAVVDSVAGTTVDPVDSIVEIGGEPWQFVDTAGLRKRANRASGTEYYASLRTAGAIEAAEVAVVLLDASETLSEQDQRVLSMVVEAGRALVIAFNKWDLVDADRRYYLEKEIERDLRRIPWAIRVNISARTGRSVERLAPALRTALASWETRIPTGQLNQWITALVQATPHPVRGGRAPRILFATQAGVAPPRFVLFTTGPLDAGYQRFVERKLREEFGFEGTPIEVSVRPRKQVGPGGRGKAHG comes from the coding sequence GTGAACGCCGAGGCGGTACCGCAGGAGTTGACCGACCCGACCGCGCCGGTACCGGTGGTCGCTGTCGTCGGCCGCCCCAACGTCGGTAAGTCCACACTGGTCAACCGGATCATCGGTCGTCGGCAGGCGGTCGTGGAGGACGTGCCGGGAGTCACCCGGGATCGGGTGCCCTACGACGCCAACTGGTCCGGCCGGCAGTTCACCATCGTCGACACCGGCGGCTGGGAACCGGACGCGCGCGACCGGGCGGCCGCCATCGCGGCGCAGGCCGAGGCCGCCGTCGCCACCGCCGACGTGGTGCTGTTCGTCGTGGACGCCACGGTCGGCTCGACCGACGTCGACGAGGCCGCCGTCAAGATGCTGCGGCGCAGCGCCAAACCCGTCCTGCTGGTGGCCAACAAGGCGGACAACACCAACGTCGAACTGGAGGCGACCAGCCTGTGGTCGCTCGGTCTCGGCCAGCCGTACCCGGTCTCCGCGCTGCACGGGCGCGGCTCCGGTGACCTGCTCGACGCGGTCCTCGACGCGCTGCCCGATCCGCCGCCGATGGCCGAGCCGGGCGGGCCGCGTGGCCCTCGGCGGGTGGCACTCGTCGGACGGCCCAACGTCGGCAAGTCCAGCCTGCTCAACCGGCTCGCCCGGGAGGAACGCGCGGTCGTCGACTCGGTCGCCGGAACGACCGTCGACCCGGTCGACAGCATCGTGGAGATCGGCGGCGAACCGTGGCAGTTCGTTGATACCGCCGGGCTGCGTAAACGCGCCAACCGGGCCAGCGGTACGGAGTACTACGCCAGCCTGCGCACCGCCGGGGCGATCGAGGCCGCCGAGGTGGCCGTCGTCCTGCTCGACGCCAGCGAGACCCTCAGCGAGCAGGACCAGCGGGTGCTGTCGATGGTCGTCGAGGCCGGTCGGGCGTTGGTGATCGCCTTCAACAAGTGGGACCTGGTCGACGCCGACCGGCGCTACTACCTCGAGAAGGAGATCGAACGCGATCTGCGTCGCATCCCCTGGGCCATCCGGGTCAACATCTCCGCCCGGACCGGCCGGTCCGTGGAGCGGCTGGCCCCGGCGTTGCGGACCGCCCTGGCCAGCTGGGAGACGCGGATCCCGACCGGGCAGCTCAACCAGTGGATCACCGCGCTGGTCCAGGCCACCCCCCACCCGGTACGCGGCGGCCGGGCTCCGCGCATCCTCTTCGCCACCCAGGCCGGCGTCGCCCCGCCCCGGTTCGTCCTGTTCACCACCGGCCCACTCGACGCCGGCTACCAGCGGTTCGTCGAGCGGAAACTGCGCGAGGAGTTCGGTTTCGAGGGCACCCCGATCGAGGTGTCGGTGCGCCCCCGTAAGCAGGTCGGGCCGGGTGGTCGCGGCAAGGCCCACGGCTGA
- the cmk gene encoding (d)CMP kinase translates to MAEQERTGHFVVAVDGPSGSGKSTVCRRLAGATGARYLDTGAMYRAVTWAVLRSGVDPHDPDGVGKVAADVTLTVGTDPTDPHISADGVSVDREIRSAEVTSAVSAVAAVAAVRERMVAEQRSLIAAHAPIVVEGRDIASVVAPDADLKVYLTASAEARAMRRSAETAADVAATAQALARRDQFDSNRAVDPLRQAPDAVVLDTTELGIDEVVDQLRHLLAAQAAR, encoded by the coding sequence GTGGCTGAGCAGGAACGGACCGGGCACTTTGTGGTAGCGGTGGACGGCCCGTCCGGATCGGGAAAGTCGACCGTCTGCCGGCGCCTGGCCGGCGCGACCGGTGCCCGGTACCTGGACACCGGCGCGATGTACCGGGCCGTCACCTGGGCGGTACTGCGTTCCGGCGTCGATCCGCACGATCCGGACGGGGTCGGCAAGGTCGCCGCCGACGTCACCCTGACCGTCGGCACGGATCCGACAGACCCGCACATCAGCGCCGACGGTGTCTCGGTCGACCGCGAGATCCGTAGCGCCGAGGTGACCTCCGCGGTCTCCGCGGTCGCCGCCGTCGCGGCGGTCCGGGAACGGATGGTCGCCGAACAACGGTCCCTCATCGCCGCCCATGCGCCGATCGTCGTCGAAGGGCGGGACATCGCCTCGGTCGTCGCCCCCGACGCCGACCTCAAGGTCTACCTGACCGCGTCCGCCGAGGCCCGGGCGATGCGCCGCAGCGCCGAGACCGCCGCCGACGTGGCGGCCACCGCCCAGGCGCTGGCCCGGCGCGACCAGTTCGACTCCAACCGGGCCGTGGATCCGCTGCGGCAGGCCCCGGACGCGGTCGTACTCGACACCACCGAGCTGGGCATCGACGAGGTCGTCGACCAGCTCCGCCACCTGCTCGCCGCCCAGGCCGCCCGGTGA
- a CDS encoding pseudouridine synthase: MPNDDDSGVQRLQKVLAAAGVGSRRACEDLIFRRRVTVDGRVAELGDKVDPRNAVIHVDGERIVTDHRLAYLAMNKPRGVVSTMADEKGRTALSDLLDRVDQRVYHVGRLDADSEGLLLLTNDGTLAHRLMHPSYGVPKTYLCEVAGPVPRAVGRRLLAGVDLDDGPAKVDKYALLDTLGRTAQVEVVLHEGRNRIVRRLFEEVGHPVSRLVRTAIGPIRLGDLRPGRTRRLNNAEVAALFAAVND; encoded by the coding sequence ATGCCCAACGATGACGACAGTGGTGTGCAGCGCCTGCAGAAGGTGCTGGCCGCCGCCGGCGTCGGCTCCCGCCGCGCCTGTGAGGACCTGATCTTCCGACGGCGGGTGACCGTCGACGGGCGGGTCGCCGAACTGGGCGACAAGGTCGACCCGCGCAACGCGGTGATCCACGTCGACGGCGAACGGATCGTCACCGACCACCGGCTGGCGTACCTGGCGATGAACAAGCCCCGCGGCGTCGTGTCGACCATGGCGGACGAAAAGGGCCGGACCGCGCTGTCGGATCTGCTCGACCGGGTCGACCAGCGGGTCTACCACGTCGGCCGGCTGGACGCCGACAGTGAGGGCCTGCTGCTGCTGACCAACGACGGCACGTTGGCGCATCGCCTGATGCACCCCTCGTACGGTGTGCCGAAGACCTACCTGTGCGAGGTCGCCGGACCGGTTCCCCGGGCGGTGGGCCGCCGGTTGCTCGCCGGCGTCGACCTCGACGACGGGCCGGCCAAAGTGGACAAATACGCACTGCTCGACACCCTCGGTCGGACCGCCCAGGTCGAGGTGGTGCTGCACGAGGGGCGCAACCGCATCGTCCGACGGCTCTTCGAGGAGGTCGGGCACCCGGTCTCCCGGCTGGTCCGGACCGCCATCGGACCGATCCGGCTCGGTGACCTGCGGCCCGGTCGGACTCGGCGGCTCAACAACGCGGAGGTCGCCGCCCTGTTCGCAGCAGTCAATGACTAG
- the scpB gene encoding SMC-Scp complex subunit ScpB yields MSSDEQPDSLAEQAAAWVPPWARASVPSQNAAAPEPAPPPAPAPEPVPAAEPPAASDGQPEPEPAAEPEPEAPPAPTARSQPAPEPEPAAPAALALLDDAELRPAIEAIMLVVDEPVSENVLAQVLEQPTERVGAMLREISDSYTAAGHGFDLRRAAGGWRLYTRPEYAPYVERFVLDGQSVRLTQAALETLAVVAYKQPVTRGRVSAIRGVNCDGVIRTLTTRGLIEECGSEPESGAYLYRTSTLFLEKLGLNSVEELPSLAPFLPDDVEEIADAQR; encoded by the coding sequence GTGAGCAGCGACGAGCAGCCCGACTCGCTTGCCGAGCAGGCCGCGGCCTGGGTGCCCCCGTGGGCGCGGGCCAGCGTACCGTCGCAGAACGCCGCCGCCCCGGAGCCGGCACCGCCCCCCGCACCCGCGCCCGAGCCGGTCCCGGCGGCGGAGCCACCCGCCGCGTCCGACGGGCAGCCCGAGCCGGAGCCGGCGGCTGAGCCGGAGCCCGAGGCACCGCCGGCGCCGACCGCCAGGTCTCAGCCGGCACCTGAACCGGAGCCGGCGGCACCCGCCGCACTGGCGCTGCTCGACGACGCCGAACTCAGACCGGCGATCGAGGCGATCATGCTGGTGGTCGACGAACCCGTTTCCGAGAACGTGCTCGCGCAGGTGCTGGAGCAGCCGACCGAGCGGGTCGGCGCGATGCTGCGGGAGATCTCCGACAGCTACACCGCCGCCGGGCACGGGTTCGACCTGCGCCGGGCGGCCGGTGGGTGGCGGCTCTACACCCGCCCCGAGTACGCGCCCTATGTGGAGCGGTTCGTGCTCGACGGGCAGTCGGTGCGACTGACCCAGGCCGCGCTGGAAACCCTGGCGGTGGTCGCCTACAAGCAGCCGGTCACCCGGGGCCGGGTCTCGGCCATCCGGGGGGTCAACTGCGACGGGGTCATCCGGACCCTGACGACACGGGGGCTGATCGAGGAATGCGGCAGCGAGCCGGAGAGTGGCGCCTACCTCTACCGTACGTCGACCCTGTTCCTGGAGAAATTGGGGTTGAACAGCGTCGAGGAGCTACCCTCGCTGGCGCCGTTCCTGCCCGACGACGTGGAAGAGATCGCCGATGCCCAACGATGA
- a CDS encoding ScpA family protein — protein sequence MPPTGASDDAGAAPPAEGTGFTVRLANFTGPFDLLLQLIGKHKLDVTEVALHQVTDEFIAYIRAMGDDWDLDEASEFLVIAATLLDLKAARLLPAAQVEDEEDLALLEARDLLFARLLQYKAFKEAAAHIAELETAGARRYPRAVTLEERYARALPELVLGVGPARLAKLAIKAMTPRVVPVVTIDHVHQVRVSVREHATLLRDRLRRVGTATFETLCLDCESTLEIVARFLALLELYREGLVGFSQEQALGDLTVRWTGGAHGGAELTVDEYAGQPAETDTAATPAAPSDPSGPHAGQSDAGQEEAS from the coding sequence CTGCCGCCGACCGGGGCCTCCGACGACGCCGGTGCGGCCCCGCCCGCCGAGGGCACCGGGTTCACCGTGCGGTTGGCGAACTTCACCGGTCCCTTCGATCTGCTGCTGCAGCTCATCGGCAAACACAAGCTGGACGTCACCGAGGTGGCGCTGCACCAGGTCACCGACGAGTTCATCGCCTACATCCGGGCGATGGGCGACGACTGGGACCTCGACGAGGCCAGCGAGTTCCTGGTCATCGCGGCCACCCTGCTCGACCTCAAGGCCGCCCGCCTGCTGCCCGCCGCCCAGGTCGAGGACGAGGAGGACCTGGCGCTGCTGGAGGCCCGGGACCTGCTGTTCGCCCGGCTGCTGCAGTACAAGGCGTTCAAGGAGGCTGCGGCGCACATCGCCGAGTTGGAGACCGCCGGTGCCCGCCGCTACCCGCGGGCGGTCACCCTGGAAGAGCGCTACGCCCGGGCGCTGCCCGAACTGGTGCTCGGCGTCGGCCCTGCCCGGTTGGCCAAACTGGCCATCAAGGCGATGACGCCACGGGTGGTGCCGGTCGTCACCATCGACCACGTGCACCAGGTGCGGGTCAGCGTACGGGAGCACGCCACCCTGCTGCGCGACCGGCTGCGCCGGGTCGGCACCGCCACCTTCGAGACGCTCTGCCTTGACTGCGAGTCCACCCTGGAGATCGTCGCCCGGTTCCTGGCGCTGCTGGAGCTGTACCGCGAAGGTCTGGTGGGCTTCAGCCAGGAGCAGGCGCTGGGCGACCTCACCGTACGCTGGACCGGCGGCGCGCACGGGGGAGCGGAGCTCACCGTCGACGAGTACGCCGGCCAGCCGGCGGAAACCGACACCGCGGCGACGCCCGCCGCGCCGTCAGATCCCAGCGGGCCGCACGCCGGTCAGTCGGACGCCGGCCAGGAGGAGGCTTCGTGA